A stretch of the Mesorhizobium huakuii genome encodes the following:
- the hutC gene encoding histidine utilization repressor yields the protein MIELPDTASPLYEKVKDYILTNIGTGRWGKDRKLPSENELVVSLGVSRMTVHRALRELTAAGFLIRLQGVGTFIAPPRPQSTLIEINNIAAEIVERGNRHRSEVLVLETITPTKELALSFEFPKRVSIYHSVVVNFENDLPVQLEERFVNPSLIPDYDKQDFSKTATYDYLMQKTPVTEVEHIISAIPADAETARHLNIDVGSCCLFLHRRTWTGAIVATISKLTYVGSRYSLGSRYSPPRPTDDNADGGRRMRQINGKIESLLLVYACMYFSLDIRSR from the coding sequence ATGATCGAGTTGCCCGATACGGCGAGCCCCCTTTACGAGAAGGTGAAGGACTACATCCTGACCAACATCGGAACGGGCCGATGGGGCAAGGATCGCAAGCTGCCGTCCGAGAACGAGTTGGTGGTTTCGTTGGGCGTCTCGCGGATGACGGTCCACCGCGCCTTGCGGGAACTGACCGCGGCGGGCTTCCTGATCCGGCTGCAAGGTGTGGGCACGTTCATCGCGCCGCCCCGCCCGCAATCGACGCTGATCGAGATCAACAACATCGCAGCCGAGATCGTCGAGCGCGGCAATAGGCATCGCTCCGAAGTCCTCGTGCTGGAAACCATCACGCCGACGAAGGAGCTTGCACTGTCCTTCGAGTTCCCAAAACGTGTTTCGATCTATCACTCCGTCGTCGTCAATTTCGAGAACGACCTGCCGGTGCAACTGGAAGAGCGCTTCGTCAATCCGAGCCTGATTCCCGACTATGACAAGCAGGATTTTTCGAAGACGGCGACCTATGACTACCTCATGCAGAAAACCCCGGTGACCGAGGTCGAGCACATCATCTCCGCGATCCCGGCCGACGCCGAGACGGCGCGGCATCTCAACATCGATGTCGGCAGCTGTTGCCTGTTTCTGCACCGCCGGACATGGACGGGCGCGATCGTCGCCACCATCAGCAAGCTGACCTATGTCGGCAGCCGCTACTCGCTCGGCAGCCGCTATTCCCCTCCAAGGCCAACTGACGACAACGCAGATGGAGGGAGGCGGATGCGCCAGATCAACGGGAAAATTGAGTCACTCTTACTTGTATATGCATGTATGTATTTTAGCCTTGACATCCGTTCGCGCTGA
- a CDS encoding ABC transporter substrate-binding protein — MRNLAGQFRALMMAAAIGLAAAPAAHAADAAIPTTPEAGSFKIGIEPWLGYGQWHVADAKGLFKTNGLSDVQIVNFAEDKDINAALASGQLDAANIATHTAMGMVAAGLPVKIVLLLDVSMTADAIIAGKDVTSIKDLKGKQVAFEEGTTSDILLKYALAKNGMSIDDVKAVPMPASDAGGALIAGQVPVAVTYEPYLTVAMAQNKDVKLLFTAGEDPGLISDVLVVRDEVIKSRPGQVLAMIKSWDAALKDYTSDTPGGRAIIAKAVGSDVKDLNTAFDGVRYYSLAENKTALTGDFTTKTFADVEAAAKNAKLLQADVTPEQMIDPSFVKAAQ; from the coding sequence ATGCGTAACCTAGCAGGACAATTTCGCGCGCTCATGATGGCCGCCGCCATCGGGCTCGCCGCCGCGCCAGCGGCCCACGCGGCCGATGCGGCCATTCCCACGACGCCCGAGGCCGGATCGTTCAAGATCGGCATCGAGCCCTGGCTTGGCTACGGCCAGTGGCACGTCGCCGACGCCAAGGGCCTGTTCAAGACAAACGGCCTGTCGGACGTCCAGATCGTCAACTTCGCCGAGGACAAGGACATCAACGCCGCACTGGCCAGCGGCCAGCTCGACGCCGCCAACATCGCCACCCACACGGCGATGGGCATGGTTGCCGCCGGCCTGCCGGTGAAGATCGTGCTGCTGCTCGATGTCTCGATGACGGCCGATGCCATCATCGCCGGCAAGGACGTCACCTCCATTAAGGACCTCAAGGGCAAGCAGGTCGCTTTCGAGGAAGGCACGACGAGCGACATCTTGCTCAAATACGCGCTCGCCAAGAATGGCATGTCGATCGACGATGTGAAAGCCGTTCCGATGCCGGCGTCCGACGCCGGTGGCGCGCTGATCGCGGGCCAGGTACCGGTCGCGGTCACCTACGAACCCTACCTCACCGTCGCCATGGCGCAGAACAAGGACGTCAAGCTGCTATTCACCGCCGGCGAGGATCCCGGCCTGATCAGCGACGTGCTGGTGGTGCGCGACGAGGTGATCAAGTCGCGGCCCGGCCAGGTGCTGGCCATGATCAAGAGCTGGGACGCCGCGCTCAAGGACTACACTTCAGATACACCCGGTGGCCGCGCCATCATCGCCAAGGCGGTCGGTTCCGACGTCAAGGATCTGAACACCGCTTTCGACGGCGTGCGCTACTACTCGCTCGCCGAAAACAAGACGGCGCTCACCGGCGATTTCACCACCAAGACATTCGCCGATGTCGAAGCGGCCGCCAAGAACGCCAAGCTGCTGCAGGCCGACGTGACGCCGGAGCAGATGATCGACCCGTCCTTCGTCAAGGCGGCGCAATGA
- a CDS encoding ABC transporter ATP-binding protein, with translation MTVPKLRIAGLDKSFGTGERRTQVLRDINLDLADNEFVSLVGTSGCGKSTLLSIVAGLQDFDAGDLSIDGAPILQPGLDRGVVFQSYTLLPWLTARQNIEFALKAAGYDRTACREIALEHLDLVKLSQSADRYPSELSGGMKQRVAIARALSYRPKMLLMDEPFGALDALTRHQMQELLTQIWEEHRLTVLFVTHDVEEAVYLSDRIVVMGIGPGRIMQTFNVDIERPRREEVMETPAFMDLQRGVHKAIREASRRPEMA, from the coding sequence ATGACTGTTCCCAAACTGCGCATCGCCGGTCTCGACAAGAGCTTCGGCACGGGCGAGCGGCGCACGCAAGTGCTGCGCGACATCAACCTCGATCTTGCCGACAATGAGTTCGTCTCGCTCGTAGGCACGTCGGGCTGCGGCAAGAGCACGCTCTTGTCGATCGTCGCCGGACTGCAGGATTTCGACGCTGGCGATCTCAGCATCGATGGCGCGCCGATCCTGCAGCCCGGTCTCGACCGTGGCGTCGTCTTCCAGTCCTACACGCTGCTTCCCTGGCTGACAGCGCGGCAAAACATCGAGTTCGCGCTCAAGGCCGCCGGTTACGATCGCACGGCCTGCCGTGAGATCGCGCTCGAGCATCTCGATCTCGTCAAGCTGTCGCAGAGCGCCGACCGCTATCCGTCCGAACTGTCGGGCGGCATGAAGCAGCGCGTCGCCATCGCGCGTGCGTTGTCCTACAGGCCCAAGATGCTGCTGATGGACGAGCCCTTCGGCGCGCTCGATGCCTTGACCCGGCACCAGATGCAGGAACTGCTGACCCAGATTTGGGAAGAACACAGGCTGACCGTGCTCTTCGTCACGCATGATGTGGAAGAGGCGGTCTATCTGTCGGACCGCATCGTCGTCATGGGGATCGGCCCGGGGCGCATCATGCAGACCTTCAATGTCGACATCGAGCGGCCGCGCCGGGAAGAGGTGATGGAAACCCCGGCCTTCATGGATTTGCAGCGCGGCGTGCACAAGGCGATCCGCGAAGCGTCAAGACGCCCCGA
- a CDS encoding ABC transporter permease, whose translation MPIARSRFLMIAVTVFVGLGLAWWAATGLEWVKPIFLPSPGSVATQIAKLATDGTLWVDLSASAYRISIGFLIASALSIPIGVLIGSFRSWEAAIEPLVDFIRYMPVVAFVPLSILWAGTGDTQKFLIIFIGTFFQQVLMIMDNVKRVPADFIGLGRTLGLPDREILTRIVVPSALPGIWDTLRISLGWAWTWLVLAELVAATSGLGYRITVSQRYFQTNTIIGYILLLGVLGLITDQVMKALEKVLFRQDGHSQ comes from the coding sequence GTGCCCATCGCCAGGTCGCGTTTCCTGATGATCGCGGTGACCGTGTTTGTCGGGCTTGGCCTTGCCTGGTGGGCGGCGACCGGGCTGGAGTGGGTAAAGCCCATTTTCCTGCCGTCGCCCGGCAGCGTCGCGACCCAGATCGCCAAGCTCGCCACTGACGGCACGCTGTGGGTGGACCTCAGCGCCTCGGCATATCGCATTTCCATCGGCTTCCTGATCGCCTCGGCTTTGTCGATCCCGATCGGCGTGCTGATCGGCAGTTTCCGCTCCTGGGAAGCGGCCATCGAGCCGCTGGTCGATTTCATCCGCTACATGCCGGTCGTCGCTTTTGTGCCGCTCTCCATCCTGTGGGCCGGCACCGGCGATACGCAGAAATTCCTGATCATCTTCATCGGCACTTTCTTCCAGCAGGTGCTGATGATCATGGACAATGTGAAACGGGTTCCTGCCGATTTCATCGGCCTTGGCCGTACGCTCGGCCTGCCGGACCGCGAGATCCTGACGCGCATCGTCGTGCCCAGCGCTCTGCCGGGCATCTGGGACACGCTGCGCATCAGCCTGGGCTGGGCATGGACCTGGCTGGTGCTGGCCGAACTTGTCGCGGCGACGTCGGGCTTGGGCTATCGCATCACCGTTTCGCAGCGCTATTTCCAGACGAACACCATCATCGGCTACATCCTGCTGCTTGGCGTGCTCGGTCTCATCACCGACCAGGTCATGAAGGCATTGGAAAAGGTGCTGTTCCGGCAGGATGGCCACTCGCAATGA